A window of Streptomyces sp. NBC_01241 genomic DNA:
CGCGTCGAGCATCAGCTCGTACAGATCCTCCTTGCGCGGCACGTAGTTGTAGAGCGACATCGTCCCGCAGCCGAGTTCGGCGGCCACTTTCCGCATGGACACCGCGTCGAGCCCCTCCGCGTCCGCGATACGGACGGCGGCCGCCGCGATGTCGGCGCGGCTGAAAGCGGGCTTGGGGCCGCGGCCCGCACGCTCGGGGCGCGCCCAGATCACTTCGGGTACAGCGGTTCGCCCCGCCATTGATCATCACCTCTCCCACCATCGTAGTTACGTACACCGTACGTAGTGCGGTACGGTGTACGCATGACAACTACGTACGGTGTACTTAGTGAAGGTCTGGAGAAGCGATACGGCGATGTCCACGCGCTACGGGGACTCGATCTCACGGTCGCCGAGGGCACCGTCTGCGGAGTGCTGGGGCCGAACGGCGCGGGCAAGACCACCGCCGTCCGGGTCCTCACCACGTTGACACCCCCGGACGGCGGCAGTGCCCGGGTGGCGGGCCACGACGTGGTGCGCGAGGCGGCTGCGGTGCGCGCGGCGATCGGCGTCACCGGGCAGAACGCCTCGGTCGACGGCGAGCTGTCCGGCCGGCAGAACCTGCGGCTCTTCGCGAAGCTGCTCCGGTTCCGCGGCGAGGCCGCGCGCACCCGCGCCGACGAACTCCTGGAGCGCTTCGAGCTGACGGAGGCCGCCGACCGCCCGGCCCGCACCTACTCGGGCGGCATGCGCCGCCGCCTCGACCTCGCCGCCAGTCTGCTGACCCGCCCCCGGGTGCTGTTCCTGGACGAGCCGACCACCGGACTCGACCCGCACAGCCGCAATCAGATCTGGGCGGCCGTACGGGAACTGGCCGACCGGGGCACGACCGTCCTGCTCACCACGCAGTACCTGGAGGAGGCCGACCAACTGGCCGACGACATCGTGCTGATCGACCGGGGCCGGGCCGCCCACCGCGGAACCCCCACCGAGCTGAAGGCCCGCATCGGCAGTTACGCCGAAGTCGTCGTCCCTCATGATTCGGCGCTGGTCCCGGCGGCAGCCGTACTCGATCAGCTCACCGGCACCGAACCCGTACTCGACCACGAGCGCCGCACCGTGGGCGCCGTCACGACCGACACCACGCTCACCCTCCCCCGTATCGTCCGCGAACTCGACGCGACGGGCGTACCGCTGGTCGACGCGAGCCTGCGCCCGCCGACGCTCGACGAGGTCTTCCTCCGCCTGACCGGCCGCGGCGACAGCCGCACCTCCCCACCCCCGAAGGAGACGGCAGCATGAGCGGCATCGCACCGGCCCACGAGCCGAACGTCACACCGGCCACGAGCGCCCCGGTCGCCGACGCCCTGGCCATGCTGGGCCGCCATCTGCAGCGGATCAAGGCCTCGCCGGGTGTCATGATCCTGACCCAGACCATGCCGATCACGATGCTGCTGTTCTTCGGCTACGTGTTCGGCAGCGCCCTGGCCATGCCCGGCCAGGAGTACCGCGCGTTCCTGGTGCCGGGACTGCTGGCGTCGACGGCGGCCAACGGCATCATGGTCGGGATGTTCCAGGCCTCGCAGGACTGTGACCGCGGGGTGATGGACCGGTTCCGTACGCTGCCGATGAGCCGGCCCGCCGTACCGTTCGGTCAGACCGCCGCGGATCTGCTGACCACCGCCGTCGGCATGATTCCGCTGATCCTCGTCGGACTCGCGGTCGGCTGGCGGATCGAGGGCGGCCCGCTCGCCGCCCTGGGGGCCTTCGGACTGCTGCTGCTCCTGCGGTTCGCCACGTCGTGGCTGGGCTGCTGGCTGGGCCTGCTGATCCGCAACGAGGAGGTCGCCGGCCAACTGGGCAGCGCCACCTTCATCCTGCCGCTGCTGTCGAACGCGTACATCCCGACCGACAACCTGCCCGGCTGGCTGCGGACGGTCGCGGAGTGGAACCCGATCAGCGCGATGGCCTCGGCCACCCGCGAACTGTTCGGCAACGCGTCCCCGGCGGCCGACGCCGCCTGGCCGGTCGCCCA
This region includes:
- a CDS encoding ATP-binding cassette domain-containing protein, which encodes MTTTYGVLSEGLEKRYGDVHALRGLDLTVAEGTVCGVLGPNGAGKTTAVRVLTTLTPPDGGSARVAGHDVVREAAAVRAAIGVTGQNASVDGELSGRQNLRLFAKLLRFRGEAARTRADELLERFELTEAADRPARTYSGGMRRRLDLAASLLTRPRVLFLDEPTTGLDPHSRNQIWAAVRELADRGTTVLLTTQYLEEADQLADDIVLIDRGRAAHRGTPTELKARIGSYAEVVVPHDSALVPAAAVLDQLTGTEPVLDHERRTVGAVTTDTTLTLPRIVRELDATGVPLVDASLRPPTLDEVFLRLTGRGDSRTSPPPKETAA
- a CDS encoding ABC transporter permease encodes the protein MLGRHLQRIKASPGVMILTQTMPITMLLFFGYVFGSALAMPGQEYRAFLVPGLLASTAANGIMVGMFQASQDCDRGVMDRFRTLPMSRPAVPFGQTAADLLTTAVGMIPLILVGLAVGWRIEGGPLAALGAFGLLLLLRFATSWLGCWLGLLIRNEEVAGQLGSATFILPLLSNAYIPTDNLPGWLRTVAEWNPISAMASATRELFGNASPAADAAWPVAHPVAGTLAWSVVLLAVFVPLAVRRYARGGE